One stretch of Nitrosococcus watsonii C-113 DNA includes these proteins:
- a CDS encoding EAL domain-containing protein, translating to MKRLLHIFRRKKGFRQQLVMTFTVGIICLALLSSFAISTLSSRTVRTTLLEQGRRATETFAAQSTLALLYQSADNAKEAARATLAFPDIQGVAIYDLEYQVLLSEGQESLLPAEHTLWPRMLWLERETENAWYFVAPVYARQGNTDLEDSPFLANPPEPELIGFVRVMMGKGTLKTLARDILRGNLLVSITLAAVLLLLLLAITARMTTPLKNLAEKMKQAELGEKKVRAKVDGPKDIMDMEGAFNTMMTVLEAREQELKKARDAALESARIKGEFAASVSHELRTPLNGVIGMLELLSNTELTPNQREYVQVACGSGETLLDLIGNILDFSRIESGKFKLDSVDFYLQETLDDVIGLLAAQAQRKDLEIGYVVAENVPLFMRGDATRIRQILINLMGNAVKFTEQGEVSIEVRLLEKKAKKLVLHFEVRDTGIGIPLEFLARVFEAFSQADSSTTRKYGGTGLGLAICRQLVDLMGGDLGVENNLDKGSLFWFTVPLEEMIMPQAGQALTNKAEVAGLRLLIVEDSTVSRRFLGQTFSSWGMYHGCAENGQQALKMLRSAVAEGRSYDLVLVDENTPDLKGLELAQQIAEDSLIASVKIILMGRQRHPVSDISPLSGVVNYVAKPVQQSSLYNTIITAVKQNKEVVSETLSAAIEETEFSDRRVLVVEDNRVNQQVAVGMLERLGCRVEVVSNGQEALDAMSGKVYELVLMDCHMPQMDGYEATRQIRIREAGKKQVPIIAMTANVRKGDSDKCISAGMNDYLPKPLRLSVLRDKLRHWLGTGSADTDSESTQMESEERETPLDLLALNRLRTSVRDAFPRMVETFIEDTSLYLDILQKAIFEDKVHKVGEMAHSVKGSAKNFGANRFASIAKQLEDLGRSGSLEGAKELFDKLFSEYSFVKRALQQENESGKEVCLFNNRKKSRVLIVDDDRTMRMALRNVLEKGGYWIDEVINGSQALAFCKQQMPDLVLMDAVMPVLDGFNACAQIRDLPGSKHTPVLIITALDDDHSIESAFSAGATDYIPKPVHFSVLQKRVARLLDASRAEKDIHQLAYHDVLTNLPNRTLFHKQLGGVINRSHLRGEKFAVLFLDLDRFKLVNDTLGHEVGDLLLKAAADRIVGCLRSKDMVARLGGDEFTVILEQIESPRIAAEVAAKICSVLSKPFVFSGQEMYIGTSIGISLYPDDGEDASMLIKHADTAMFRAKEQGNSYQFYERGMETAAVKRLGLEAELRRALEKNEFTLYYQPQIDLGTGEITTLEALIRWDHPEHGLIPPSEFIPLAEETGLIASIGVWVLREACTQMRSWLQREFGPFRIAVNVSGRELEREELIDKIVTILKETDVPPKWLELEITESVVMKRASAVIPKFHRLREMGIKLAIDDFGTGYSSLNYLKSFPVDILKIDRCFIHDVVNNPDDAAIIKGIIALAHSLRLKVVAEGVESQAQEEFLKEHQCDRLQGFYLSEPLSAAEIEQALLSWGREEGCLSLSKVYLFHSNGTA from the coding sequence GTGAAAAGGTTATTACATATTTTTCGAAGAAAAAAAGGATTCCGCCAGCAATTGGTGATGACTTTTACTGTTGGAATCATTTGTTTAGCCTTGCTTTCCTCTTTTGCTATTTCAACTTTATCCAGCCGCACGGTTCGTACGACCTTACTTGAGCAGGGACGCCGCGCTACTGAGACTTTTGCGGCTCAAAGCACACTAGCCCTGCTCTATCAGAGCGCCGATAATGCTAAGGAGGCAGCCCGTGCAACGCTAGCTTTTCCTGATATTCAGGGGGTAGCCATTTATGATCTAGAATACCAAGTATTGTTATCCGAAGGACAGGAATCTTTGTTGCCTGCAGAGCATACGCTGTGGCCAAGAATGCTATGGCTAGAACGAGAAACAGAAAATGCTTGGTATTTTGTGGCCCCGGTTTATGCACGCCAGGGTAATACCGATCTGGAGGATTCGCCATTTTTAGCCAATCCGCCAGAACCCGAGCTCATTGGTTTTGTGCGGGTAATGATGGGTAAAGGTACTTTAAAAACCCTAGCAAGGGATATTTTGCGTGGTAATTTATTGGTGTCTATCACTTTGGCTGCTGTGTTACTTCTTCTCTTGCTTGCGATTACGGCGCGGATGACTACGCCGCTTAAAAACCTAGCGGAAAAAATGAAACAGGCTGAGCTAGGAGAAAAAAAAGTGCGCGCTAAAGTGGATGGGCCAAAAGATATTATGGACATGGAGGGCGCTTTTAATACCATGATGACCGTCCTGGAGGCCCGGGAGCAAGAATTGAAAAAAGCGCGGGATGCAGCTTTAGAATCTGCCCGTATCAAAGGAGAATTTGCCGCTAGTGTTAGCCATGAGCTTCGTACTCCTCTCAATGGGGTAATAGGAATGCTTGAGTTGTTAAGCAATACGGAATTGACTCCCAATCAGCGCGAATATGTGCAAGTAGCCTGCGGTTCAGGGGAAACGCTATTAGATCTCATCGGCAATATACTGGATTTTTCACGTATCGAGTCGGGGAAGTTTAAACTTGATTCCGTTGATTTTTATTTACAAGAAACCTTGGATGATGTTATCGGTTTGCTTGCTGCTCAAGCACAGCGGAAGGACTTGGAAATAGGGTATGTGGTAGCGGAAAATGTTCCGCTATTTATGCGGGGAGATGCGACCCGGATTCGGCAGATTCTTATCAATTTGATGGGCAATGCCGTCAAGTTCACCGAGCAAGGAGAAGTATCCATTGAGGTCAGGCTGCTCGAGAAAAAAGCAAAAAAATTAGTGCTCCATTTTGAAGTAAGGGATACGGGCATTGGGATTCCCCTAGAGTTTCTGGCGCGGGTATTCGAAGCTTTCTCCCAAGCGGATAGTTCTACTACCCGTAAGTATGGAGGCACCGGTTTGGGTTTAGCTATTTGTCGTCAGCTGGTGGATTTAATGGGGGGTGACCTTGGAGTAGAAAATAACCTTGATAAAGGAAGCCTCTTCTGGTTTACCGTCCCCTTAGAAGAAATGATAATGCCTCAAGCAGGGCAGGCATTGACTAATAAGGCGGAAGTGGCTGGGTTACGATTGCTGATTGTCGAAGACAGCACAGTGAGCCGGCGCTTTCTAGGCCAGACTTTTAGCTCTTGGGGAATGTACCATGGTTGTGCTGAAAACGGGCAACAGGCTCTCAAAATGCTGCGTAGCGCTGTGGCTGAGGGACGGTCTTATGACCTTGTGCTGGTGGATGAAAATACGCCTGATTTGAAGGGTCTTGAGCTGGCACAGCAGATTGCCGAAGATTCTTTGATTGCCTCCGTTAAGATTATATTGATGGGGCGCCAGCGCCATCCTGTCTCTGATATTTCCCCTCTATCTGGCGTGGTGAATTATGTAGCTAAGCCAGTGCAACAATCTTCCTTATATAACACGATTATAACCGCCGTAAAACAAAATAAGGAGGTAGTGTCGGAAACTTTATCTGCGGCCATAGAAGAAACGGAATTTTCCGATCGCCGCGTCTTGGTCGTTGAGGATAATAGGGTCAATCAGCAGGTGGCCGTGGGGATGTTGGAGAGATTGGGTTGCCGGGTTGAGGTGGTGAGTAATGGTCAAGAAGCGCTGGATGCGATGTCCGGCAAAGTATATGAGTTAGTGTTGATGGATTGTCATATGCCGCAGATGGACGGTTATGAGGCGACTCGCCAAATTCGAATTCGGGAAGCTGGCAAGAAACAAGTACCCATCATTGCCATGACGGCTAATGTTAGAAAGGGTGACAGTGATAAATGTATCTCAGCAGGTATGAATGATTACCTGCCAAAGCCGCTTCGGTTGAGTGTATTGCGAGATAAATTGCGGCATTGGCTAGGTACGGGTTCTGCAGATACAGATTCCGAAAGTACTCAAATGGAAAGCGAGGAGCGTGAAACTCCTCTGGATCTGCTTGCCTTGAATCGACTCCGCACCAGTGTTAGAGATGCTTTTCCCAGGATGGTGGAAACTTTTATTGAGGATACTTCGCTTTATTTGGATATTCTGCAAAAAGCGATCTTCGAGGACAAAGTCCACAAAGTAGGGGAAATGGCCCATAGTGTTAAGGGTAGTGCTAAGAATTTTGGCGCTAACCGGTTCGCCTCTATTGCTAAGCAATTAGAAGATTTAGGACGTTCTGGTTCTCTGGAAGGAGCCAAGGAACTGTTTGATAAGTTATTCTCTGAATACTCGTTTGTTAAAAGGGCATTACAGCAAGAGAACGAGTCCGGCAAAGAAGTCTGTCTCTTTAACAATAGAAAAAAATCACGGGTGCTTATCGTTGACGATGATCGAACTATGCGTATGGCGCTGCGTAATGTTTTGGAAAAAGGGGGTTATTGGATTGATGAGGTCATAAACGGTAGTCAGGCGCTGGCATTTTGTAAACAGCAGATGCCGGACCTGGTTTTGATGGATGCGGTCATGCCTGTATTGGATGGCTTTAACGCCTGTGCTCAGATACGAGATTTGCCAGGCAGCAAGCATACACCAGTGCTTATTATTACTGCCCTAGATGATGATCATTCCATTGAAAGTGCTTTTTCTGCGGGGGCTACTGACTATATTCCAAAGCCGGTGCATTTTTCTGTATTGCAGAAACGGGTTGCTCGTCTTCTCGATGCTAGTAGGGCTGAAAAGGATATCCACCAATTGGCTTATCATGATGTGCTGACAAATTTGCCAAACCGTACCCTGTTTCACAAGCAGCTTGGGGGGGTAATCAATCGGTCTCATTTGAGAGGAGAAAAGTTTGCTGTTCTATTCCTTGATTTGGATCGCTTCAAGCTGGTTAATGATACCCTGGGTCATGAGGTGGGGGATTTGCTGCTGAAGGCGGCGGCTGATCGGATTGTAGGCTGCCTTCGCTCAAAGGATATGGTGGCCCGGTTAGGAGGAGATGAGTTTACAGTTATCCTGGAACAAATTGAATCCCCCCGAATAGCGGCGGAAGTGGCTGCTAAGATTTGTAGTGTTCTCTCTAAACCATTCGTTTTCTCGGGCCAGGAGATGTATATCGGCACCAGTATAGGTATTTCCCTCTATCCTGATGATGGCGAAGACGCAAGCATGCTCATTAAACATGCGGATACCGCTATGTTTCGCGCTAAAGAGCAAGGCAACAGCTATCAATTTTATGAAAGAGGTATGGAGACGGCCGCTGTTAAGCGACTAGGCTTGGAAGCCGAACTTCGCCGGGCATTGGAGAAAAATGAATTTACCCTTTATTATCAGCCGCAAATAGATCTTGGCACGGGAGAAATTACCACCCTGGAAGCGTTGATACGTTGGGATCATCCAGAGCATGGTTTAATTCCGCCGTCAGAGTTTATTCCCCTAGCGGAAGAAACCGGGCTTATCGCCTCCATTGGCGTCTGGGTATTGCGGGAAGCTTGTACCCAAATGCGGTCTTGGCTGCAGCGGGAATTCGGACCTTTCCGTATTGCTGTGAATGTATCGGGCCGGGAGTTAGAAAGGGAGGAGCTAATTGATAAGATTGTAACCATATTGAAAGAAACAGACGTGCCTCCAAAATGGTTAGAGCTTGAAATTACTGAAAGCGTAGTGATGAAACGGGCGAGTGCGGTGATACCTAAATTTCATCGTTTGAGAGAGATGGGAATAAAACTCGCTATCGATGATTTTGGTACGGGTTACTCATCACTCAATTATTTGAAAAGTTTTCCCGTCGATATATTAAAGATTGACCGTTGTTTTATCCATGACGTTGTCAATAATCCGGATGATGCCGCAATTATCAAAGGTATCATTGCGCTTGCCCATAGCCTGCGGCTGAAAGTGGTTGCGGAAGGGGTGGAGAGTCAGGCGCAGGAAGAATTCCTTAAAGAGCATCAGTGTGACAGGCTTCAAGGCTTCTACCTTAGCGAGCCTTTATCGGCAGCCGAGATTGAACAAGCACTCTTGTCTTGGGGGAGGGAGGAGGGCTGTTTATCTTTATCGAAAGTATACCTTTTTCATTCTAACGGCACGGCTTAG
- a CDS encoding FtsX-like permease family protein produces the protein MTPVLWRANWRSLGRHPWQIALALLGIALGVAVVVAIDLANSSANRAFTVATESVTGRATHRIIGGPDGLPEEIYLHVRLNQGIFPSAPIVEGNIYLPDNNDQPLRLLGIDPFAEQPFRDYSSGTGAGSKVDIPALLTKPGAVIIEQATAQRLGLQQGDQLAIRVGAHHAQLTVASIFQEKGLAQEGLANLLIADIATAQEVLGLLGKLSHIDLILPPGEAGVAQQEQLEKRLPPQTELIEANARSRAITEMTRAFQLNLTALSLLALLVGSFIVYNTVTFLWLQRRRLIGLLRALGVARKQIFLLLLTEALGFGIAGSVTGILLGIGLGEFLLGLVSQTFNDLYFAVQVRDVSPSMESLTKGLILGLGATLAATVVPAREATHTPPGTALHRSSLEHQARRWSKRAALMGGGVLITGVLVLLLPSKSIGLGFVSLTALQIGCALLVPTLGTLLLTLAQPLLRRSFGILGQLATRGIVASLSRTGVAMAALTLAVSATVGIGVMIDSFRLSVSQWLTTTLQADLYVSIPGTHSGPAHSSLDLSLIERIAATPGVTAISTTRWVRIEGKNGLTNMVALAPAPQSFAGFQFTSGNPEKAWQAFVHEGAVLVSEPYAYHHQLSPGSRLHLRTDQGRQSFTVAGVYLSYGSDQGVVTIHRDTYQRYWSDDGVSGIGIYAEPDVDLETLRQTLLESINSSQHIQIRTNRSIRELSLQIFDRSFAITEVVRLLAGLVAFAGIFSALMALQLERTREFGILRAMGLLPRQLRGLVTGQTGLIGLVCGLLALPLGLLSALGLIYVINRRSFGWSMGFTISPEILLQGVLLAIIAAVLAGIYPAWRMAHTPPAEGLREE, from the coding sequence ATGACGCCAGTATTGTGGCGGGCTAATTGGCGAAGCTTAGGGCGGCATCCCTGGCAAATCGCCTTGGCGCTGCTAGGTATTGCGCTCGGGGTTGCCGTGGTAGTGGCTATCGACCTTGCTAACAGTAGCGCTAACCGGGCTTTTACCGTTGCCACAGAAAGCGTGACGGGCCGGGCTACTCACCGGATTATAGGTGGACCCGATGGGCTACCGGAGGAGATTTATCTCCATGTCCGTTTGAATCAGGGGATATTTCCTTCCGCCCCTATCGTAGAAGGCAATATTTACCTGCCCGATAACAACGATCAACCTTTGCGGCTGTTAGGCATCGATCCCTTTGCCGAGCAACCCTTCCGGGATTATTCCAGCGGAACAGGCGCAGGCTCCAAGGTGGACATACCAGCCCTCTTAACCAAACCTGGCGCGGTAATTATCGAACAGGCAACCGCCCAACGGTTAGGATTACAACAGGGGGATCAGTTGGCAATCCGGGTGGGTGCTCATCATGCCCAATTAACGGTGGCCAGCATTTTTCAAGAGAAGGGCCTTGCCCAAGAAGGGCTTGCCAATTTACTTATTGCCGATATCGCAACGGCTCAGGAAGTATTAGGCTTACTTGGAAAGCTCAGCCATATCGATCTGATCTTACCTCCCGGTGAGGCAGGCGTTGCTCAGCAGGAACAGCTCGAAAAACGCCTGCCACCCCAGACCGAGCTCATCGAAGCGAACGCCCGCAGCCGGGCAATCACCGAAATGACGCGCGCCTTTCAACTCAATCTCACTGCGCTCAGCTTGCTGGCGCTCCTGGTAGGCAGTTTTATCGTTTATAATACCGTCACTTTTCTCTGGTTGCAGCGGCGCCGCCTGATTGGCTTACTGCGTGCCCTGGGAGTCGCTCGCAAGCAAATATTCCTACTCCTGCTCACCGAGGCCCTAGGTTTCGGGATTGCGGGCTCGGTAACAGGCATACTACTTGGAATCGGCCTAGGCGAATTTCTCCTGGGATTGGTCAGTCAAACTTTCAATGATCTTTACTTCGCTGTCCAGGTCCGTGATGTGTCCCCCTCCATGGAAAGCTTAACCAAAGGTCTCATTCTGGGCCTAGGCGCTACCCTCGCGGCCACCGTGGTTCCTGCTCGGGAAGCAACTCACACTCCTCCTGGTACTGCCCTTCATCGTTCTTCGTTAGAACATCAAGCCCGCCGCTGGTCGAAAAGGGCTGCTCTGATGGGCGGGGGCGTATTAATCACAGGGGTTCTTGTATTACTGCTACCTAGCAAAAGCATTGGGCTAGGCTTTGTAAGCCTGACGGCCCTACAGATAGGATGTGCTTTACTGGTACCGACTCTGGGCACTCTGCTGCTCACCCTAGCGCAGCCTTTGCTACGCCGGAGCTTTGGAATTTTAGGCCAGTTAGCTACGCGCGGTATTGTGGCCAGCCTCAGCCGAACTGGCGTGGCCATGGCGGCCCTGACCCTGGCGGTCTCCGCTACGGTTGGCATCGGTGTTATGATTGATAGCTTTCGGCTCTCCGTGAGCCAGTGGCTTACGACGACCCTACAGGCCGATCTTTACGTTTCCATTCCTGGCACCCATTCAGGTCCGGCTCATAGCTCCCTGGACTTGTCCTTAATTGAACGTATCGCCGCGACACCAGGGGTAACGGCAATCAGCACTACCCGCTGGGTACGGATTGAAGGCAAAAACGGCCTCACCAATATGGTGGCTCTTGCGCCTGCCCCCCAAAGCTTTGCCGGATTTCAATTTACCTCGGGAAATCCAGAAAAAGCATGGCAAGCGTTTGTCCATGAAGGAGCCGTACTGGTCTCCGAGCCCTACGCTTACCACCACCAGCTATCACCTGGCTCACGCCTGCACCTGCGCACCGACCAGGGACGACAGTCCTTTACCGTAGCTGGCGTTTATCTCAGTTACGGCTCAGATCAGGGGGTCGTAACGATCCACCGTGACACCTACCAGCGCTATTGGTCCGATGACGGAGTCTCCGGAATTGGTATTTATGCCGAGCCCGATGTGGACCTTGAAACCCTGCGTCAAACCCTGCTAGAAAGCATAAACAGCAGCCAACACATACAAATCCGTACCAACCGTTCTATCCGCGAACTCTCATTACAAATCTTTGACCGCTCCTTCGCCATCACGGAAGTAGTACGGCTGCTCGCTGGATTAGTGGCTTTCGCCGGTATTTTTAGCGCTTTAATGGCCCTCCAATTAGAACGCACGCGGGAATTTGGCATACTGCGAGCCATGGGACTCCTTCCCCGTCAGCTAAGAGGACTGGTAACGGGGCAAACCGGACTGATAGGACTGGTTTGCGGCCTGCTGGCGCTCCCCCTTGGGTTGCTCTCAGCCCTAGGATTGATTTATGTGATTAACCGGCGATCTTTCGGCTGGAGCATGGGATTTACTATTTCTCCCGAAATTCTTTTGCAAGGAGTCCTGCTTGCTATCATCGCAGCCGTGCTTGCCGGAATTTATCCAGCATGGCGAATGGCCCATACTCCTCCAGCGGAAGGACTAAGAGAGGAATGA